One Azotobacter salinestris DNA window includes the following coding sequences:
- a CDS encoding IS630 family transposase, whose translation MEKIDARKLTAESRKLLRQIVIRLRQQSNMKVEELASVTGVHPTTIKTWLTRANREGAQALEEKRRGRPAGACRKLTPADEQWLREQIVEQPPQQLQLPFALWTRPAIKALARERLGIELQDRLIGKYLKRWGFTPQRPVKRAQEQRPEDIERWLKQTYPQVKARAAAEGAVIHWGDETAVKEDANWIRGYAPRGQTPVLATPTRWHKLSMISAISPRGEVAFQIVEGSINALRFIDFLSRLVEGTPQKIFLVVDNLRVHHAKVVSEWLSDKQDRIELVFLPPYAPESNPDEYLNRDFKTALRSGPVSHDKASLLDKAMAFMNTLGSLPDKVMAYFQHPAARYAMA comes from the coding sequence ATGGAAAAGATCGACGCCCGCAAACTGACCGCAGAGAGTCGCAAGCTGCTTCGCCAGATAGTGATTCGCCTGCGCCAGCAGTCCAACATGAAAGTCGAGGAGTTGGCCTCGGTCACCGGTGTGCATCCGACCACCATCAAGACTTGGCTGACCCGTGCCAACCGCGAGGGCGCGCAAGCCCTGGAGGAAAAGCGTCGGGGGCGCCCGGCGGGCGCCTGCCGCAAGCTGACGCCGGCCGACGAGCAGTGGCTGCGCGAGCAAATCGTCGAGCAACCCCCGCAGCAGCTGCAGTTGCCGTTTGCCCTGTGGACGCGCCCGGCCATCAAGGCGCTGGCCAGGGAACGCCTCGGGATCGAGCTGCAGGACCGGTTGATCGGCAAGTATCTCAAGCGCTGGGGGTTTACGCCTCAGCGTCCCGTGAAGCGGGCGCAGGAGCAGCGGCCGGAGGACATCGAGCGCTGGCTGAAGCAGACCTACCCCCAGGTCAAGGCGCGCGCCGCTGCCGAAGGAGCGGTGATTCACTGGGGGGACGAAACCGCAGTCAAGGAGGATGCGAACTGGATACGCGGCTACGCCCCCAGGGGCCAGACGCCAGTGCTGGCGACGCCCACTCGCTGGCACAAGCTGTCGATGATCTCCGCAATTTCGCCCCGTGGCGAGGTGGCCTTCCAGATCGTCGAAGGCAGTATCAACGCGCTGCGTTTCATCGACTTCCTGAGCCGCCTCGTTGAAGGGACACCGCAGAAGATCTTCCTGGTGGTCGATAACCTGCGCGTCCACCATGCCAAGGTGGTCAGCGAGTGGCTCAGTGACAAGCAGGACAGGATCGAACTGGTGTTCCTACCACCCTATGCGCCCGAGTCCAATCCCGACGAGTACCTGAATCGGGATTTCAAGACGGCGCTGCGCAGCGGCCCGGTCAGCCATGACAAGGCCAGCCTGCTGGACAAGGCGATGGCTTTCATGAACACACTCGGCAGCTTGCCCGACAAGGTCATGGCCTATTTCCAGCATCCTGCAGCACGCTATGCCATGGCGTGA
- a CDS encoding DUF6285 domain-containing protein — MNGRLDASELLKIARETLLQALLPSLPKELRYETFMVANAMAIAQREYEQGAAAERQELLELRALGDQQAPVSAESTDAALESARRQLAEAIRAGHYDAADARQEALLSVLERITRAKLSISNPKVLGNAL, encoded by the coding sequence ATGAATGGCCGACTCGATGCCAGCGAGCTGTTGAAAATCGCGCGCGAAACCCTGCTGCAAGCGCTTCTGCCGAGCCTCCCCAAAGAATTGCGTTATGAAACCTTCATGGTCGCCAACGCCATGGCTATTGCCCAGCGGGAATACGAGCAGGGGGCCGCGGCCGAGCGTCAGGAACTCCTCGAACTGCGGGCCCTGGGCGACCAACAGGCTCCTGTCTCAGCCGAATCGACGGATGCGGCGCTGGAAAGCGCTCGCCGACAGCTTGCCGAGGCCATCCGCGCAGGGCACTACGATGCTGCAGACGCTCGGCAGGAGGCGCTGCTCAGCGTGCTCGAACGAATCACCAGGGCCAAGCTTTCGATCAGCAATCCGAAGGTGCTCGGCAATGCGCTCTAG
- a CDS encoding alpha/beta fold hydrolase, which yields MSTITTRDGTQIYYKDWGSGPVVVLSHGWPLNADSWESQMFFLASNGYRVIAHDRRGHGRSSQPWNGNEMDTYADDLAQLLDTLDVEDASLFGFSTGGGEVARYVGRHGTRRVARAGLISAVPPLMVRTEANPGGLPIAVFDEMRAASLADRSQLYKDVASGPFFGYNRPGAKPSQGVIDAFWLQGMMAGHKNAYDCIKAFSETDFTEDLKKIDIPTLILHGDDDQIVPVDAAARAAAKLVSHARLVIYPGAPHGITDTHKKKLNADMLAFLQG from the coding sequence ATGAGTACCATCACCACCCGCGACGGCACGCAGATCTATTACAAGGACTGGGGGTCGGGTCCCGTGGTCGTCCTCAGTCATGGCTGGCCACTGAACGCTGATAGCTGGGAATCCCAGATGTTTTTCCTGGCCTCCAACGGCTATCGCGTGATCGCCCATGACCGGCGCGGGCACGGACGCTCGAGTCAACCCTGGAACGGCAACGAGATGGACACCTACGCCGACGACCTGGCGCAACTCCTCGACACCCTGGACGTCGAGGATGCCTCGCTGTTCGGCTTTTCCACCGGTGGCGGCGAAGTGGCCCGCTACGTCGGTCGCCATGGAACCCGACGTGTCGCCAGGGCGGGGCTGATTTCCGCCGTGCCGCCGCTGATGGTCAGGACCGAGGCCAATCCTGGCGGGCTGCCCATTGCGGTATTCGACGAGATGCGTGCTGCCTCTCTTGCCGACCGTTCGCAGCTCTACAAGGATGTCGCCAGTGGCCCCTTCTTCGGCTACAACCGGCCGGGCGCCAAGCCTTCCCAAGGCGTGATCGATGCGTTCTGGCTGCAGGGCATGATGGCCGGGCACAAGAATGCCTATGACTGCATCAAGGCCTTCTCGGAAACCGACTTCACCGAAGACCTGAAGAAGATCGATATCCCGACCCTGATCCTGCATGGCGACGATGACCAGATCGTGCCGGTGGATGCGGCCGCCCGGGCCGCAGCGAAGCTGGTCAGTCATGCCAGACTGGTGATCTACCCGGGTGCGCCGCACGGCATCACCGATACGCACAAGAAAAAGCTCAACGCCGACATGCTGGCGTTCCTGCAGGGTTGA
- a CDS encoding cysteine hydrolase family protein, which produces MSSMNASRKALIVVDIQNDYFPGGRWTLSHVEKAAGKAALMIDAFRESGDLVVHIRHEFPSDDAPFFRPGSEGAQIHRGVLNRPGEHVVLKHHINSFRGTDLKAVLDRHGIDEVVVVGNMSHMCVDGITRAAVDFGYRTTVLHDACATLDLEFNGVKVPAAQVHAAFMAALAFGYASVVSTADYLKTCGSSHPAT; this is translated from the coding sequence ATGAGTAGCATGAACGCCAGCAGGAAGGCACTGATCGTCGTCGACATCCAGAACGACTATTTTCCCGGCGGCAGATGGACGCTCAGCCATGTCGAGAAGGCCGCCGGTAAAGCGGCCCTGATGATCGACGCCTTCCGTGAAAGTGGGGACCTGGTGGTGCACATACGCCACGAATTCCCCAGCGACGATGCGCCGTTCTTCCGGCCCGGGTCCGAAGGTGCGCAGATCCATCGTGGTGTGCTCAACCGCCCGGGCGAGCACGTGGTGCTGAAGCACCACATCAACTCCTTTCGCGGGACCGACCTCAAGGCAGTGCTCGACCGCCATGGCATCGATGAAGTGGTGGTGGTCGGCAACATGAGCCATATGTGCGTGGACGGCATCACCCGGGCGGCAGTCGACTTCGGCTACCGGACCACGGTGCTGCATGACGCCTGCGCCACGCTCGACCTGGAGTTCAATGGCGTGAAAGTCCCGGCGGCCCAGGTGCATGCCGCCTTCATGGCCGCGCTCGCCTTCGGCTACGCCTCGGTCGTGTCCACCGCCGACTATCTGAAGACATGTGGGTCATCGCATCCGGCGACCTGA
- a CDS encoding phosphotransferase family protein, whose amino-acid sequence MSNLNNTVVVEESVLATAALESFICASALARRASIETQRRLSGGAIQENWLLEVHLDGGPFEGRHRWVLRTDSPSVVQASLSRSQEFNVLSLVHQAGVKVPRPLWLCEDLGVTGRVFFLMEMLPGIAAGHVLTGAASGAEGNRRLAHALGTNLARLHRIQPPRLELGGFLPMPDGSPALATIQSYRSFLDTLPQALPVLEWGLRWCERHAPEPMALCLIHRDYRTGNYLVHDGELSGILDWEFTGWGDPREDIGWFTARCWRFARPDLQAGGIGRLEDFLGGYEQESGRRLEAVELTYWQVMAYLRWAVIALQQAQRHLSGEQASLELALTGRLIPELEHDLLRLTQGLHV is encoded by the coding sequence ATGAGCAATTTGAACAATACGGTCGTCGTCGAAGAAAGCGTGCTGGCGACGGCCGCCCTAGAAAGCTTCATCTGCGCCAGCGCCTTGGCGAGGCGAGCCTCCATCGAGACCCAGCGGCGCCTTTCCGGCGGCGCCATTCAGGAAAACTGGCTGCTCGAGGTCCATCTGGACGGCGGACCGTTCGAGGGGCGCCATCGCTGGGTGCTGCGGACCGACTCTCCTTCGGTGGTGCAGGCTAGCCTGAGCCGGTCGCAGGAATTCAATGTCCTCTCGCTGGTCCACCAGGCGGGCGTCAAGGTACCGCGGCCGCTGTGGCTCTGCGAGGACCTTGGCGTAACCGGCCGGGTTTTTTTCCTGATGGAAATGCTCCCCGGGATTGCTGCGGGCCATGTATTGACCGGCGCCGCCAGCGGCGCTGAGGGCAATCGCCGGCTGGCCCATGCTCTGGGCACTAACTTGGCGCGCCTGCATCGTATCCAGCCGCCGCGCCTGGAGCTGGGCGGCTTTCTGCCCATGCCGGACGGCTCGCCAGCCCTGGCCACCATCCAGTCCTATCGCAGCTTTCTCGACACCTTGCCGCAGGCTTTGCCAGTGCTGGAGTGGGGGCTGCGCTGGTGCGAGCGCCACGCGCCTGAACCCATGGCCCTCTGTCTGATTCATCGCGATTACCGAACCGGCAATTATCTGGTCCATGACGGCGAGCTGAGCGGCATTCTCGACTGGGAGTTCACCGGCTGGGGCGATCCGCGAGAAGACATCGGCTGGTTCACTGCCCGCTGTTGGCGTTTCGCCAGGCCCGATCTGCAAGCCGGCGGAATCGGCCGCCTCGAAGATTTCCTGGGTGGCTATGAACAGGAGTCGGGCCGACGCCTGGAAGCCGTGGAGCTGACGTATTGGCAGGTGATGGCCTACCTGCGCTGGGCGGTCATCGCCCTGCAGCAGGCGCAGCGGCACCTGTCCGGCGAGCAGGCTTCGCTGGAGCTGGCTCTGACCGGCCGGCTGATTCCGGAACTGGAACACGACCTCCTCCGACTGACTCAAGGATTGCATGTATGA
- a CDS encoding IS630 family transposase has protein sequence MKTGRPAVRIELTEQEHAELTRRRARHKGPADMQLRAEIILSCARGESGSSIARRLGITAQTVSRWRLRFARLGLQGLNDEPRSGRPRSISDEKVQEVVDRVRQTRPDDASHWSSRRMSKATHISPASVQRIWRAFGLKPHLEHTFKLSTDPAFVDKVQDIVGLYLNPPDKALVLCVDEKSQIQALNRTQPGLPLEPGYPATRTHDYQRHGTTSLFAALDVATGEVIGRLKRRHRSAEFLEFLRAIEETVESDKAIHLIMDNYAVHKTDKVRAWLVAHPRYHVHFTPTSASWLNLVERFFSMLTQKWIKRQAHTSVKDLEQSIEYYLATYNQNPRPFRWRKGAGEILASVGRAARALQRNNEANL, from the coding sequence ATGAAAACAGGCCGCCCAGCCGTTCGGATCGAACTGACCGAACAAGAGCATGCCGAACTCACCCGCCGCCGAGCCAGGCACAAGGGGCCTGCCGATATGCAGCTGCGCGCCGAGATCATTCTGTCCTGCGCTCGAGGCGAGTCCGGCTCTTCCATTGCTCGACGGCTCGGCATTACGGCGCAAACCGTTTCGAGGTGGCGCCTTCGCTTCGCCCGTTTGGGCCTGCAAGGCCTCAATGACGAGCCGCGCTCAGGCCGCCCACGCAGCATCAGTGATGAAAAGGTCCAGGAAGTGGTCGACCGGGTGCGGCAGACCCGGCCCGACGATGCCAGCCATTGGAGCTCGCGCCGGATGAGCAAGGCCACCCATATTTCACCGGCGAGCGTACAGCGTATCTGGCGAGCCTTCGGGCTCAAGCCTCACCTGGAGCACACCTTCAAGCTGTCCACCGATCCTGCCTTTGTCGACAAGGTGCAGGATATCGTAGGGCTCTACCTGAATCCGCCGGATAAAGCGCTGGTACTGTGCGTCGATGAGAAAAGCCAGATCCAGGCGCTCAATCGAACACAGCCGGGGCTGCCGCTGGAGCCTGGGTATCCGGCGACCCGTACCCATGATTATCAGCGCCATGGCACGACGTCCTTGTTTGCCGCCCTGGATGTGGCCACCGGCGAGGTGATCGGACGTCTCAAGCGCCGTCACCGCAGCGCAGAATTCCTGGAGTTTCTCAGGGCCATCGAGGAAACGGTCGAGAGCGACAAGGCCATCCACCTGATCATGGATAACTATGCCGTGCACAAGACCGACAAGGTGCGCGCCTGGCTTGTCGCGCACCCGCGTTATCACGTGCATTTCACCCCGACGTCCGCGTCATGGCTGAATCTGGTGGAGCGCTTTTTCTCGATGCTCACCCAGAAGTGGATAAAGCGCCAGGCCCATACCAGCGTGAAGGATCTCGAGCAGTCCATCGAGTATTACCTGGCGACCTACAACCAGAATCCAAGGCCCTTCCGCTGGCGTAAGGGAGCAGGTGAAATCCTGGCCTCTGTCGGCAGGGCTGCTCGAGCCTTGCAAAGAAATAATGAAGCGAACTTGTGA
- a CDS encoding SDR family NAD(P)-dependent oxidoreductase produces the protein MQPSIAKLFDLSGRCALVTGASSGLGRHFAQTLAAAGAEVAVAARRVDQLQSLVAEIEADGGRARAFALDVTRRSEVNACLASVREELGPLNILVNNAGISDTKNALAYQDEDWDAILDTNLKGAWIVAQEAARQMVAEQRGGSLINITSILASRVAGAVGPYSVAKAGLSQLTRSMALELARHGIRVNSIAPGYVMTELNTDFLRSEAGEKLRSRIPSRRFCERSDLDGALLLLASDAGKAMTGSEIVVDRGHLCSGL, from the coding sequence ATGCAGCCGTCGATTGCCAAGCTCTTCGATCTCAGCGGTCGCTGTGCGCTAGTGACTGGTGCTTCCAGCGGACTCGGTCGGCATTTCGCCCAGACGCTGGCGGCCGCCGGTGCAGAAGTGGCGGTGGCGGCGCGGCGCGTCGATCAGCTGCAGTCGCTGGTCGCCGAGATCGAGGCCGACGGCGGACGGGCGCGAGCCTTCGCTCTCGATGTGACGCGACGGTCTGAGGTAAATGCCTGCCTGGCGTCAGTCCGCGAAGAGCTGGGTCCGCTGAACATCCTGGTGAACAACGCCGGCATCAGCGACACCAAGAACGCCCTTGCCTATCAGGACGAAGACTGGGACGCGATCCTCGATACCAATCTCAAGGGCGCCTGGATCGTTGCCCAGGAGGCGGCGCGGCAGATGGTCGCCGAGCAGCGCGGCGGCAGCCTGATCAATATCACCTCAATCCTCGCCAGCCGGGTCGCCGGCGCCGTCGGACCTTATTCGGTGGCCAAGGCCGGGCTGAGCCAGCTCACCCGCTCCATGGCATTGGAACTGGCCCGCCACGGCATTCGTGTCAACTCGATCGCTCCCGGTTACGTGATGACCGAACTGAACACCGACTTCTTACGCAGCGAGGCGGGAGAAAAGCTGCGCTCACGTATCCCGAGCCGACGTTTCTGCGAGCGCAGCGACCTCGACGGCGCCTTGCTGCTCCTTGCTTCCGATGCCGGAAAGGCTATGACAGGTTCCGAAATAGTCGTGGATAGAGGGCATCTTTGCAGCGGCTTGTAA
- a CDS encoding alkene reductase codes for MAIDKLLSPLRLGTLTLRNRVVMAPLTRSRAAQPGDVPTALNAEYYAQRAGAGLIVTEAAQISCQGQGYALTPGIYSGAQIDGWRRVTDAVHRQGGHIALQLWHVGRISHASLQPGGGQPVAPSAIRANMQTFIIQADGTPAHPPCDEPRALRGEELPGIVADYAQGARNAIAAGFDLVEIHAANGYLLHQFLATATNRRDDAYGGSRESRARLVLEVVDAVVAAVGAERVGIRLSPWMPYNDIEDAEAGPMALYLAEQLGRRGLAYLHLHEAEWMGVPGYPEGFREAVRARFPGAIVVCGGYTAARAEALLQTGLADAVAFGRPYIANPDLVQRFAQGAPLAEADQATFYGGGTEGYTDYPAWAG; via the coding sequence ATGGCCATCGACAAGCTGCTGTCCCCCCTCCGCCTCGGCACGCTGACCCTGCGCAACCGCGTCGTCATGGCGCCGCTGACGCGCTCCCGGGCTGCCCAGCCGGGCGACGTGCCGACCGCCCTCAACGCCGAGTACTACGCGCAGCGCGCCGGCGCCGGGCTGATCGTCACCGAGGCGGCGCAGATCTCCTGCCAGGGCCAGGGCTATGCACTGACCCCGGGCATCTACTCGGGCGCGCAGATCGACGGCTGGCGCCGGGTGACCGACGCGGTGCACCGCCAGGGCGGGCACATCGCGCTGCAGCTCTGGCACGTGGGGCGCATCTCCCACGCCTCGTTGCAGCCCGGCGGCGGTCAGCCGGTAGCGCCCTCGGCGATCCGCGCCAACATGCAGACCTTCATCATCCAGGCCGACGGCACGCCCGCCCATCCGCCATGCGACGAGCCGCGCGCCCTGCGCGGCGAGGAACTCCCCGGCATCGTCGCCGACTACGCCCAGGGCGCCCGCAACGCCATCGCCGCCGGCTTCGACCTGGTGGAGATCCACGCCGCCAACGGCTACCTGCTGCACCAATTTTTAGCCACTGCCACCAACCGGCGCGACGACGCCTATGGCGGCTCCCGCGAGAGTCGCGCGCGCCTGGTGCTGGAGGTCGTCGATGCGGTGGTCGCCGCGGTGGGCGCCGAACGGGTCGGCATCCGACTGTCGCCCTGGATGCCCTACAACGACATCGAGGACGCCGAAGCCGGACCGATGGCGCTGTATCTGGCCGAGCAGTTGGGCCGGCGCGGCCTCGCCTACCTGCACCTGCACGAGGCCGAATGGATGGGCGTGCCGGGCTACCCCGAGGGCTTTCGCGAAGCCGTCCGCGCCCGCTTCCCTGGCGCCATCGTGGTCTGCGGCGGCTACACTGCGGCCCGTGCGGAAGCCCTACTGCAAACTGGACTGGCTGACGCAGTGGCCTTCGGCAGGCCCTATATCGCCAACCCCGACTTGGTGCAGCGCTTCGCCCAGGGTGCGCCCCTTGCCGAGGCGGATCAGGCGACCTTCTACGGCGGTGGCACCGAAGGCTATACCGATTATCCGGCTTGGGCTGGTTGA
- a CDS encoding IS5 family transposase produces MIDRSQLSDNAWARIQTLLSTTKGARLLKAPSCRRFVETVFWILRTGAQWRMLPSRFGAWNSVFKRFSRWCRLGIWDKLHSALSLEADLQHVCIDSSVIRAHACAAGAAHSSASEEALGRSRGGFGCKIHALTDALGLPIRFILTGGQAADITQAVPLLEGIINQALKFTPWHSVLQDAGNRP; encoded by the coding sequence ATGATCGACAGAAGCCAGCTGAGCGATAACGCTTGGGCACGGATACAAACTCTGCTGAGCACCACGAAGGGTGCCCGACTGCTGAAGGCCCCAAGCTGCCGCCGGTTCGTCGAAACGGTGTTTTGGATACTGCGCACCGGTGCCCAATGGCGGATGCTTCCCAGCCGCTTCGGAGCTTGGAACAGCGTCTTCAAGCGCTTTTCGCGCTGGTGCAGGCTCGGCATCTGGGACAAGCTCCACTCGGCACTCAGTCTTGAGGCCGACCTCCAGCATGTCTGCATCGACAGTTCCGTTATCCGTGCCCATGCCTGCGCGGCAGGAGCGGCCCATAGTTCGGCTTCCGAGGAGGCATTGGGGCGCTCACGCGGCGGCTTTGGTTGCAAGATCCATGCGCTGACCGATGCGTTGGGTCTGCCGATTCGCTTCATTTTGACGGGAGGCCAGGCGGCCGATATTACCCAGGCAGTCCCGCTCCTGGAGGGGATTATTAATCAGGCCCTTAAATTCACGCCATGGCATAGCGTGCTGCAGGATGCTGGAAATAGGCCATGA
- a CDS encoding isochorismatase family cysteine hydrolase has product MNASIYSRDDTGLLLVDPYNDFLSDGGKLYSLAKPVADAVDTLANLCAVVGAMRRAGIRIFYVPHHRARPNDLQSWKHPSPYQLNASHAQVFAVDSWGGEWHPDFQPQPGDIVVHEHWGGSGFANTDLDFQLKQHGIEKVVVVGMLANTCIESTGKFAAELGYHVTLVRDATAAFSAEAMHAAHEINGPTYAHAIVSTSELLAALH; this is encoded by the coding sequence ATGAACGCAAGCATCTACTCCAGAGACGATACGGGCCTGCTGCTCGTCGACCCCTACAACGACTTTCTCAGTGATGGCGGGAAGCTGTACAGCTTGGCCAAGCCAGTCGCCGATGCCGTGGATACTCTGGCCAACCTGTGCGCGGTGGTCGGCGCCATGCGCCGGGCCGGCATCCGGATTTTCTATGTGCCGCACCACCGGGCCCGGCCCAACGACTTGCAGAGCTGGAAGCATCCGAGCCCCTACCAGCTGAATGCGAGTCATGCACAGGTGTTCGCTGTCGACAGCTGGGGTGGAGAGTGGCATCCGGACTTTCAGCCCCAACCGGGCGATATCGTGGTCCATGAGCACTGGGGCGGAAGCGGCTTCGCCAATACCGACCTCGATTTCCAGCTAAAGCAGCATGGCATCGAGAAGGTTGTGGTGGTTGGGATGCTGGCCAACACCTGTATCGAGTCCACCGGCAAGTTCGCGGCGGAGCTGGGCTATCACGTGACCTTGGTTCGCGACGCCACGGCGGCATTCAGCGCCGAAGCCATGCACGCCGCCCATGAGATCAACGGACCGACCTACGCTCACGCGATTGTCAGCACTTCCGAGCTTCTTGCCGCATTGCACTAG
- a CDS encoding aldo/keto reductase, whose product MRYMTFGRNTGLRVSELALGTGNFGTGWGYGTERDEARRVFDGYVKAGGNFIDTADIYQFGQAETLLGEFIAGDRERFVVASKYGLGASPDAGVSRTGNGRKNMVRSLEDSLKRLGTDYLDLYWAHTADGVTPLEEILRAFDDLLRAGKILHAGLSNFPAWRIARADLLAELRGWAPLAGIQFEYSLAERTAERELLPMAEALGLGAALWSPLGGGLLTGKYRAGTTEGRLSGLGTLVRTESSPHETAILDALQAVATELEASPTQVAIAWLRERAARSSTSLIPILGPRTREQLDATLGALQLAPSAEQLARLEAASAVAPGTPHEQIAGQLPAVLGGHPDFRMSTIPVA is encoded by the coding sequence ATGCGTTACATGACCTTCGGCCGGAACACCGGCCTGCGCGTTTCCGAGCTGGCGCTGGGCACCGGCAACTTCGGCACGGGCTGGGGCTACGGCACCGAGCGCGACGAGGCGCGGCGGGTGTTCGACGGCTACGTGAAGGCCGGCGGCAACTTCATCGACACCGCCGACATCTACCAGTTCGGCCAGGCGGAGACGCTGCTCGGCGAGTTCATCGCCGGCGACCGCGAGCGCTTCGTCGTCGCCAGCAAGTACGGCCTGGGCGCCTCGCCCGACGCCGGGGTCTCGCGCACCGGCAACGGCCGCAAGAACATGGTGCGCTCGCTGGAGGACAGCCTGAAGCGGCTCGGCACCGACTACCTCGACCTCTACTGGGCGCACACCGCCGACGGCGTGACGCCGCTCGAGGAAATCCTCCGCGCCTTCGACGATCTGCTGCGCGCCGGCAAGATCCTCCACGCCGGCCTGTCCAACTTTCCCGCCTGGCGCATCGCCCGCGCGGACCTGTTGGCCGAGCTGCGCGGCTGGGCGCCGCTGGCCGGCATCCAGTTCGAGTACAGCCTGGCCGAGCGCACGGCCGAACGCGAACTGCTGCCGATGGCCGAGGCGCTGGGCCTGGGCGCGGCGCTCTGGTCGCCGCTCGGCGGCGGGCTGCTGACCGGCAAGTACCGCGCGGGCACGACGGAAGGCCGCCTGAGCGGCCTCGGCACCCTGGTGCGTACCGAGAGCTCGCCGCACGAGACGGCGATCCTCGATGCCCTGCAGGCGGTGGCCACGGAACTGGAAGCCTCGCCGACCCAGGTGGCCATCGCCTGGCTGCGCGAGCGGGCGGCCCGCTCGAGCACCAGCCTGATTCCCATCCTCGGGCCGCGCACCCGCGAGCAGCTCGACGCGACCCTCGGCGCGCTGCAGCTCGCCCCGAGCGCGGAACAGCTCGCCCGCCTGGAGGCTGCCAGCGCCGTCGCGCCAGGAACGCCCCACGAGCAGATCGCCGGGCAGCTCCCGGCCGTCCTGGGCGGCCACCCGGACTTCCGGATGTCGACCATTCCCGTCGCCTGA
- a CDS encoding acyl-CoA dehydrogenase family protein, translating to MDFTLTDELLALQEKTRRFIASEVIPMEADARQTSHGPAEALRRELIEKARDAGLLCPHASREMGGQGLSHVAKAIVFEEAGYSPLGPVAMNIHAPDEGNIHLMDVVATEAQKDRWLRPLVQGLSRSCFAMTEPAPGSGSDPSMLNTTAVRDGDDYLINGLKWLITGADGASFVIIMARMDDGSATMFLSDMQRPGIIQERQLHSLDSCFTGGHSVLRFDNLRVPASDVLGEIGKGFRYAQVRLAPARLTHCMRWLGAARRAHDIACDYARTRDSFGKPLGEHQGVGFMLADNQMDLHITRLAIWHCAWVLDQGLRANSDSSIAKVISAESLWRVVDRCVQILGGRGVTGETVVERIFRDIRPFRIYDGPSEVHRMSLAKKILDRHMGAV from the coding sequence ATGGATTTCACCCTTACAGACGAATTGCTCGCCCTGCAGGAGAAAACCCGCCGCTTCATCGCAAGCGAGGTCATTCCGATGGAAGCCGATGCCCGGCAGACATCCCACGGTCCTGCTGAAGCGTTGCGTCGGGAACTGATCGAGAAGGCCCGTGACGCCGGCCTGTTATGCCCGCATGCAAGCAGGGAAATGGGCGGGCAGGGGCTGAGCCATGTGGCCAAGGCTATCGTCTTCGAGGAAGCCGGCTACTCGCCGCTGGGCCCGGTGGCGATGAATATCCACGCCCCTGACGAGGGCAATATCCACCTGATGGATGTGGTCGCGACCGAAGCGCAGAAAGACCGCTGGCTGCGGCCGCTGGTGCAGGGGCTCAGTCGTTCCTGCTTTGCCATGACCGAGCCGGCACCGGGCTCTGGCTCCGATCCATCGATGCTCAACACCACTGCGGTCAGGGACGGCGACGACTATCTCATCAACGGCCTCAAATGGCTGATCACCGGTGCAGACGGGGCAAGTTTCGTGATCATCATGGCGCGTATGGACGATGGCAGTGCGACCATGTTCCTCTCCGACATGCAACGCCCCGGCATCATCCAAGAGCGGCAACTGCACTCCCTTGACAGCTGCTTCACCGGCGGCCACTCGGTATTGCGCTTCGACAACCTGCGGGTGCCGGCCAGCGATGTGCTGGGCGAGATCGGCAAGGGCTTCCGCTATGCCCAGGTGCGCTTGGCACCGGCGCGGCTGACCCACTGCATGCGCTGGCTGGGCGCGGCGCGGCGCGCACACGATATCGCCTGTGACTACGCGCGCACCCGCGATTCATTCGGCAAGCCGCTGGGCGAGCACCAGGGCGTCGGCTTTATGCTGGCCGACAACCAGATGGACCTGCACATCACCCGCCTGGCCATCTGGCACTGCGCCTGGGTCCTCGACCAAGGGCTGCGCGCCAACAGCGATTCGAGCATAGCCAAGGTGATCAGCGCCGAATCGCTGTGGCGAGTGGTAGACCGCTGCGTGCAGATTCTCGGCGGCCGTGGCGTGACCGGCGAAACCGTGGTCGAGCGGATCTTCCGCGACATCCGCCCGTTCCGCATATACGACGGCCCAAGCGAAGTGCATCGCATGAGCCTAGCGAAGAAAATTCTCGACCGCCATATGGGAGCTGTCTGA
- a CDS encoding transposase, which translates to MLADKGYDANQLLAWLEARQIQAVILPRSHRLEQRSCDWHLYKERHLIECLFGKLKHYRRIATRYEKKASHFQSMLTFAAALLWLR; encoded by the coding sequence CTGCTGGCCGACAAGGGCTATGACGCCAACCAGCTTCTGGCATGGCTGGAGGCGCGTCAGATTCAGGCGGTGATTCTGCCCCGGAGTCACCGGCTTGAGCAGCGCTCCTGCGACTGGCATCTCTATAAGGAACGCCACCTCATCGAGTGCCTGTTCGGCAAGTTGAAGCACTACCGACGGATCGCTACGCGGTATGAGAAGAAGGCCAGCCATTTCCAGTCCATGCTGACCTTCGCTGCTGCTCTGCTGTGGTTACGCTGA